A single Oleidesulfovibrio alaskensis DSM 16109 DNA region contains:
- the plsY gene encoding glycerol-3-phosphate 1-O-acyltransferase PlsY translates to MGYLLWLVTAYVIGSVPFGLVIARTFCSVDPRTGGSRNVGATNVARLCGTGFGVLTLVCDVLKGVVPVAVAMTFSDSAVFFSLTALAALLGHLYSVFLGFRGGKAVATTLGVFIPLAFTPLLVSALLCALVIWRSGFVSLGSLTLVTALPLMLLITGNFTYIPLALVVMTLVFWSHRENIGRLARGEEKPWQKKKHKEHE, encoded by the coding sequence ATGGGCTACCTGCTCTGGCTCGTCACCGCCTATGTCATCGGCTCTGTCCCCTTCGGTCTGGTCATCGCCCGGACGTTCTGTTCCGTCGACCCGCGCACAGGCGGCAGCCGCAATGTGGGCGCCACCAATGTGGCTCGGCTGTGCGGCACCGGATTCGGCGTGCTGACACTGGTCTGCGATGTACTTAAAGGCGTTGTACCTGTGGCCGTGGCCATGACGTTCAGCGATTCTGCAGTATTCTTCAGCCTGACGGCGCTGGCTGCGCTGCTGGGACACCTGTATTCCGTATTTCTGGGTTTCAGGGGCGGCAAAGCCGTTGCCACCACCCTCGGTGTGTTTATTCCTCTGGCATTCACTCCGCTGCTTGTTTCCGCACTGCTGTGTGCACTGGTCATCTGGCGTTCCGGATTTGTCTCGCTGGGGTCGCTGACACTGGTTACCGCACTGCCCCTTATGCTGCTGATAACCGGCAACTTTACATATATCCCGCTGGCTCTCGTGGTTATGACGCTGGTTTTCTGGAGCCACCGCGAAAACATAGGCCGCCTTGCCCGGGGCGAAGAAAAACCGTGGCAGAAAAAAAAGCACAAGGAACATGAATAA
- a CDS encoding DsbA family protein — translation MKRLLKNQGAFLGAMLMAAVVVLSAAPQARAAAEQDRLKDMVREVLRDNPGLVMDVLRQNPEQVLDIVRDGNRIARDRAMRAQWQADMTQPKQVKLDGRPVRGPQDAPVTIVAYSDFTCPYCAQAAGTVAALMEHYKGKVRLVFKHYPLKSHDNAETASRMFVAAAMQDEAKAWALYDAMFVERARVIKEGSAFISAKAAELGLDAARLARDAQSDAATRILREDRQEAENLGLEGTPTFLVNDIVVRGSLPLPQFADAVDMAWAKAAGR, via the coding sequence ATGAAACGACTGTTGAAAAATCAAGGTGCCTTCTTAGGTGCCATGTTGATGGCCGCTGTGGTTGTTTTGTCTGCTGCACCGCAGGCGCGGGCGGCAGCCGAACAGGACCGGCTGAAAGACATGGTGCGCGAGGTTCTGCGCGATAACCCCGGGCTGGTTATGGATGTGCTGCGGCAGAATCCGGAACAGGTGCTGGATATCGTGCGTGACGGTAACAGAATTGCCAGAGACAGAGCCATGCGTGCCCAGTGGCAGGCCGATATGACACAGCCCAAGCAGGTAAAACTGGACGGGCGTCCCGTGCGCGGGCCGCAGGATGCTCCGGTGACCATTGTGGCATACTCGGATTTTACCTGTCCCTACTGCGCTCAGGCTGCCGGCACCGTGGCCGCTCTTATGGAGCATTACAAAGGCAAGGTGCGGTTGGTTTTTAAGCATTATCCTTTAAAATCACATGATAATGCCGAAACAGCTTCACGCATGTTTGTGGCTGCCGCCATGCAGGACGAAGCAAAAGCATGGGCGTTGTACGACGCCATGTTTGTTGAGCGGGCCCGCGTGATAAAGGAAGGCAGTGCCTTTATTTCTGCCAAAGCCGCAGAACTGGGACTGGATGCCGCACGGCTTGCGCGTGACGCGCAAAGTGACGCGGCAACACGAATTTTGCGCGAAGACAGACAGGAAGCCGAAAACCTTGGGCTGGAAGGAACCCCGACATTTCTTGTGAATGACATCGTCGTGCGTGGCTCGCTGCCTCTGCCACAGTTTGCGGATGCCGTGGATATGGCCTGGGCAAAAGCCGCCGGTCGCTGA
- a CDS encoding AzlC family ABC transporter permease, with protein sequence MSEYECAAGQRAETGAAAGPQGAAAAVRAGRGMRRAVPIVLGYLPVGFAFGVLADKTGLSPLEAVFMSTAVFAGSAQLIAVGMLATAAGAGAAMFSVVLTTFVVNLRHLLMAASLAPYLRRWSRPMQALFAFQLTDETFAMHAVHFQSSKAGNGVAALQSEYVPDKAETLGLNMTAQLGWVAGSALGALFGGLIGDVKPLGLDYALPAMFVALLVAQVRGRLHVVVAVTSAAVSVGLAYAGAGQWNVILATVFAATLGTVLSGRGGGPVVSQRRSAEPAAGPAGTASAVQTRGAARDCAEHMSAPEE encoded by the coding sequence ATGAGTGAATATGAGTGTGCAGCAGGGCAGCGGGCAGAGACGGGCGCTGCTGCCGGTCCGCAGGGGGCCGCTGCCGCGGTGCGCGCGGGACGGGGTATGCGCCGTGCCGTGCCCATTGTGCTCGGATATCTGCCCGTGGGGTTTGCTTTCGGTGTGCTGGCGGACAAAACCGGTCTTTCACCGCTGGAGGCGGTGTTTATGTCCACCGCGGTTTTTGCGGGTTCCGCACAGCTGATTGCCGTAGGTATGCTGGCCACGGCGGCCGGAGCCGGTGCAGCCATGTTTTCGGTGGTGCTTACCACATTTGTGGTCAACCTGCGGCATCTGCTTATGGCGGCATCGCTGGCTCCGTACCTGCGCCGCTGGTCACGGCCGATGCAGGCACTTTTTGCTTTTCAGCTGACTGACGAAACTTTTGCCATGCACGCGGTGCATTTTCAGAGCAGTAAAGCCGGGAACGGCGTTGCAGCTTTGCAGAGCGAGTATGTGCCGGACAAAGCGGAAACACTGGGGCTTAACATGACCGCGCAGCTGGGATGGGTTGCGGGTTCTGCTCTGGGAGCGCTGTTCGGCGGGCTGATAGGTGATGTGAAGCCTCTGGGGCTTGATTATGCGCTGCCCGCCATGTTTGTGGCGCTGCTGGTGGCGCAGGTGCGCGGCAGGCTGCATGTGGTGGTGGCGGTGACTTCGGCTGCTGTTTCCGTGGGGCTGGCGTATGCGGGGGCAGGTCAGTGGAATGTGATTCTGGCCACGGTGTTTGCCGCCACGCTGGGCACGGTGCTGTCAGGGCGCGGCGGCGGGCCGGTTGTGTCACAACGCAGATCAGCGGAGCCTGCGGCGGGACCTGCCGGCACGGCGTCAGCAGTGCAGACCCGCGGGGCTGCCCGGGATTGCGCAGAACACATGTCTGCACCGGAGGAGTAA
- a CDS encoding AzlD domain-containing protein, with protein MNADVFALILGMAAVTYIPRLVPVWLLSSRSLPPVVGRWLSFVPTAVLSALLMPALVLREEHFDITGNIYFWAALPSFAVAMLTRSFFGTVAAGMATVAAARYFGLA; from the coding sequence ATGAATGCTGATGTTTTCGCGCTGATTCTGGGCATGGCCGCAGTTACGTATATTCCGCGGCTTGTTCCCGTGTGGCTGCTTTCTTCGCGCAGTCTGCCGCCCGTTGTGGGCCGCTGGCTCAGCTTTGTGCCTACGGCGGTACTTTCCGCCCTGCTCATGCCGGCACTGGTTCTGCGCGAGGAGCATTTCGACATTACCGGTAACATTTACTTCTGGGCGGCGCTGCCATCATTTGCCGTGGCAATGCTGACCCGCAGCTTTTTCGGCACGGTGGCCGCAGGCATGGCCACCGTGGCGGCCGCACGCTATTTCGGGCTGGCCTGA
- a CDS encoding amino acid ABC transporter permease, with protein MAFQFKPEVMLDTAPLLWDGIELTIIITVLGLVFGFIIGTLVGLGRISRNRLCNAVAVSYVEAIRGTPLIVQVMFLYFGLPLVLGIRIPPVTAGVVAIAVNSGAYIAEIVRGSIQSINTGQMEAGRSIGLTHLQTMLYIIWPQAFKRMIPPLGNQFIISLKDTSLLVVIGVGELTRQGQEIIAVNFRAFEVWLTVAIMYLCMTLTLSQVLRMYERKLNARTSR; from the coding sequence ATGGCTTTTCAATTCAAACCCGAAGTGATGCTGGATACCGCCCCCCTGCTGTGGGACGGCATTGAGCTCACCATCATCATCACGGTGCTTGGTCTTGTCTTCGGCTTTATTATCGGCACCCTGGTCGGCCTCGGACGTATATCCCGCAACCGTCTGTGCAACGCTGTAGCTGTTTCCTATGTCGAAGCCATCCGCGGCACACCGCTTATCGTACAGGTCATGTTTCTGTACTTCGGCCTGCCTCTGGTTCTCGGCATCCGCATTCCTCCCGTCACTGCCGGCGTTGTGGCCATAGCGGTAAACTCCGGTGCCTATATCGCAGAAATAGTGCGCGGTTCCATCCAGTCCATCAACACCGGACAAATGGAAGCAGGGCGCTCCATCGGGCTCACACATCTGCAGACCATGCTGTATATCATCTGGCCGCAGGCGTTCAAACGCATGATACCGCCGCTGGGCAACCAGTTCATCATCAGCCTGAAGGACACTTCGCTGCTGGTTGTCATCGGGGTGGGCGAGCTGACCCGTCAGGGACAGGAAATCATCGCTGTCAACTTCCGGGCGTTCGAGGTGTGGCTTACCGTTGCCATCATGTACCTGTGCATGACCCTGACTCTGTCGCAGGTGCTGCGCATGTACGAACGCAAACTCAATGCCCGCACCAGCCGCTGA
- a CDS encoding amino acid ABC transporter ATP-binding protein codes for MKPMIEIKDLHKSYGNVEVLKGIDLTVRQGEVVVIIGPSGSGKSTALRCINRLEEISSGCIKVDGFDLYAEDTDINYVRTEAGMVFQQFNLFPHLSVLQNVTIGPVKVRKMPRQEAEILGQKLLEKVGLPDKAHAYPEQLSGGQKQRVAIARSLAMQPKVILFDEPTSALDPELVGEVLDVMKRLAAEGMTMVVVTHEMAFAKEVADRVIFIDQGRIQEENIPSEFFDNPSNPRLREFLGKVAH; via the coding sequence ATGAAACCCATGATTGAAATAAAAGATCTGCACAAAAGCTACGGCAACGTGGAAGTGCTTAAAGGCATCGACCTGACCGTGCGGCAGGGCGAAGTCGTCGTCATCATCGGGCCTTCCGGTTCGGGAAAATCCACCGCCCTGCGCTGCATCAACCGGCTTGAGGAAATATCTTCAGGCTGTATCAAGGTGGACGGTTTTGACCTGTACGCCGAAGATACCGATATCAACTATGTGCGCACAGAAGCAGGCATGGTCTTTCAGCAATTCAATCTGTTTCCGCATCTCAGCGTGCTGCAGAACGTAACCATAGGTCCGGTGAAAGTACGCAAAATGCCCAGGCAGGAAGCCGAAATACTGGGCCAGAAACTACTGGAAAAAGTCGGACTGCCTGACAAGGCGCACGCGTACCCCGAACAGCTTTCGGGCGGACAAAAACAGCGCGTGGCCATTGCGCGTTCCCTTGCCATGCAGCCCAAAGTCATCCTGTTTGACGAACCTACGTCGGCGCTGGATCCTGAACTGGTGGGCGAAGTACTGGACGTCATGAAACGCCTTGCCGCGGAAGGAATGACCATGGTCGTGGTCACACACGAAATGGCCTTTGCCAAAGAAGTGGCAGACCGGGTCATCTTTATCGATCAGGGCCGCATTCAGGAAGAAAACATTCCTTCGGAATTCTTTGATAACCCCAGCAATCCGCGCCTGCGCGAATTTCTGGGTAAAGTGGCACATTAA
- the thrC gene encoding threonine synthase, with product MTAAHDFPAYRGQMEYFCLGCGSRYNVDELHYTCPDCGGVFLLDNTDFDALSARSGKEWQDIFDARAATRTTPLRGIFRFYELMAPLLEPEDIIYLGEGNTPVIEASPAMSDMAGIPFAFKNDGQNPSASFKDRGMACAFSFLKSLVRKHGWDEVLTVCASTGDTSAAAALYASYVGAPLKSVVLLPHGKVTPQQLSQPLGSGATVLEVPGVFDDCMKVVEHLAENYRVALLNSKNSWRILGQESYAFEVAQWYGWDMQNKCIFVPIGNAGNITAVMSGFLKLHRLGIISCLPRVFGVQSHHADPVYRYYSVQDPASRVFTPVTVQPSVAQAAMIGNPVSFPRVRHFAGQFEAIGGQGAFQVVQVTEQAIMDAMIIANRHGHIACTQGGECLAGLMRARELGIIAPHETAVLDATAHALKFSGFQDMYFSGTLPAEYGVTPDAGLSNAPELLMDEAARNALAPEEFTLAAARAVAGRLGLAPKS from the coding sequence ATGACGGCAGCGCATGATTTTCCCGCTTACCGCGGGCAAATGGAATATTTCTGTCTGGGCTGCGGCAGCCGCTACAATGTGGATGAACTGCACTACACCTGTCCCGACTGCGGCGGTGTGTTTCTGCTGGATAACACGGATTTCGACGCGCTGAGCGCCCGTTCCGGCAAAGAATGGCAGGACATATTCGATGCCCGCGCAGCCACGCGCACAACCCCGTTGCGCGGTATTTTCCGTTTTTACGAGCTGATGGCTCCCCTGCTGGAACCCGAAGACATCATCTATCTGGGTGAAGGCAACACCCCCGTCATCGAAGCCTCGCCCGCCATGAGCGACATGGCCGGCATTCCTTTCGCCTTTAAAAACGACGGACAGAACCCTTCCGCATCGTTCAAGGACAGGGGCATGGCCTGCGCATTCAGCTTTCTCAAATCGCTGGTGCGCAAACACGGATGGGATGAAGTCCTGACCGTCTGCGCCTCAACAGGTGACACATCTGCCGCCGCCGCCCTGTACGCCTCGTATGTGGGCGCACCGCTCAAATCCGTGGTGCTGCTGCCTCACGGCAAGGTAACCCCGCAGCAGCTTTCGCAGCCGCTGGGCAGCGGTGCCACTGTGCTTGAAGTGCCCGGCGTGTTCGATGACTGCATGAAGGTGGTTGAACATCTGGCCGAAAACTACCGGGTGGCGCTGCTCAATTCTAAAAACAGCTGGCGCATTCTGGGGCAGGAGTCGTATGCATTTGAAGTTGCCCAGTGGTACGGCTGGGACATGCAGAACAAATGCATCTTTGTGCCCATCGGCAACGCGGGCAACATAACCGCTGTCATGAGCGGGTTCCTCAAGCTGCACCGGCTGGGCATCATCAGCTGCCTGCCCCGCGTTTTCGGTGTGCAGTCACACCATGCCGACCCCGTATACCGCTATTACAGCGTGCAGGACCCGGCCAGCAGAGTATTTACCCCCGTCACCGTACAGCCCAGTGTGGCGCAGGCAGCCATGATCGGCAATCCTGTCTCGTTCCCGCGCGTACGGCACTTTGCCGGCCAGTTCGAAGCCATCGGCGGACAGGGAGCTTTTCAGGTGGTGCAGGTGACCGAGCAGGCCATCATGGATGCCATGATCATTGCCAACCGCCACGGACACATCGCCTGCACGCAGGGCGGAGAATGTCTGGCCGGACTCATGCGTGCCCGCGAACTGGGCATCATCGCACCGCACGAAACAGCAGTGCTCGACGCCACGGCGCACGCTCTCAAATTCTCCGGCTTTCAGGACATGTATTTTTCCGGCACGTTGCCCGCTGAATACGGCGTCACCCCCGATGCCGGACTTTCCAATGCTCCGGAACTGCTCATGGACGAAGCCGCGCGCAACGCTCTTGCGCCGGAAGAATTCACCCTTGCAGCAGCCCGCGCCGTTGCCGGCAGACTGGGGCTGGCCCCCAAAAGCTGA
- a CDS encoding LytS/YhcK type 5TM receptor domain-containing protein, protein MTTGILLITLIERFGLMVAGAFMLLSISPVQKLRRDTNSPLQKSFCILFFGLFGILGTYSGNAIFESVANLRAMAVITAGLFGGPAVGLGAGLMAGLHRNIIDPGGFSALPCGLATVLEGLFAGLVAWRVKESMDWRLAAMLGLVGETVHMILVLALSRPFPQAVELVKVIGMPMIVVNSLGAALFVQIINLVSKGRERRESSHAEQILSIANQTVSHLRSGLNRDTAAATARIIYDNIPLAAVSITDTETVLAHIGAGDTHHLVDKPIQTEATRRVLHSGQPTFLSGKRQIACGHPGCPLNSAIIIPLRKGDTVTGTLKFYGSQSEPLDSIRFEIAKGLGGLFSTQLELEDIHLKARMLAHAEIRRLQAQINPHFLFNSLNTIASFCRTNPDKARELLLDLSRYMRRSLDSSRGFVPLYEELEQVASYLAIEQARFGDRVRVDVTIEPDCTDWPIPPLIIQPIVENGVRHGIARREEGGVITLQVGRDGDELAVRVADNGVGMDEQQVQRLLARHQTDSHSSGIGVTNCRQRLEQIFGPRYTLNIHSRPGEGTEVAFRVPKIPMVQ, encoded by the coding sequence ATGACAACGGGCATTCTGCTCATAACGCTTATCGAGCGTTTCGGCCTCATGGTTGCCGGAGCGTTTATGCTGCTGTCCATCAGTCCCGTGCAGAAACTGCGCCGCGACACCAATTCACCCCTGCAAAAAAGTTTCTGTATTCTTTTTTTCGGGTTATTCGGCATTCTGGGGACTTACAGCGGTAACGCCATCTTTGAGTCAGTGGCAAACCTGCGGGCCATGGCTGTCATAACGGCAGGATTGTTCGGCGGACCGGCCGTGGGACTGGGTGCCGGACTCATGGCGGGACTGCACCGCAACATCATCGACCCCGGCGGCTTCAGCGCGTTGCCGTGCGGTCTTGCCACCGTGCTCGAAGGGCTTTTTGCCGGGCTGGTGGCATGGCGGGTCAAGGAAAGCATGGACTGGCGGCTGGCTGCCATGCTGGGTCTGGTAGGCGAAACCGTTCACATGATTCTGGTGCTGGCTCTGTCGCGCCCGTTTCCGCAGGCGGTGGAACTGGTCAAAGTCATCGGCATGCCCATGATTGTGGTCAACTCGCTGGGCGCCGCACTGTTTGTACAAATCATCAATCTGGTATCCAAAGGGCGTGAACGCCGCGAATCAAGCCATGCGGAACAGATTCTTTCCATTGCCAACCAGACGGTGAGCCATCTGCGCAGCGGTCTTAACAGAGATACGGCTGCCGCCACGGCGCGCATAATCTACGACAACATCCCCCTGGCCGCTGTGAGCATTACAGACACGGAAACCGTGCTGGCACACATAGGAGCAGGCGACACACATCATCTGGTGGACAAACCCATCCAGACCGAAGCCACACGACGTGTACTGCATTCCGGTCAGCCGACATTTCTCAGCGGCAAACGGCAGATTGCCTGCGGACATCCGGGCTGTCCGCTCAACTCCGCCATTATCATCCCCCTGCGCAAAGGCGATACAGTCACCGGCACGCTCAAATTTTACGGCAGCCAGAGCGAGCCGCTGGACAGTATCCGCTTTGAAATCGCCAAAGGGCTGGGCGGACTGTTTTCCACCCAGCTGGAACTGGAAGACATTCATCTGAAAGCGCGCATGCTGGCCCATGCAGAAATCCGCAGACTGCAGGCGCAGATAAACCCGCACTTTCTTTTCAACTCGCTCAATACCATCGCTTCTTTCTGCCGGACAAACCCTGACAAAGCGCGCGAGCTGCTGCTTGACCTTTCAAGGTATATGCGTCGCAGCCTCGACAGCAGCAGGGGGTTTGTCCCCTTGTACGAAGAGCTTGAGCAGGTGGCCTCGTACCTTGCCATTGAACAGGCACGGTTCGGCGACAGGGTAAGAGTGGATGTGACCATAGAACCGGACTGCACCGACTGGCCTATCCCGCCGCTGATAATCCAGCCCATTGTGGAAAACGGTGTACGGCACGGCATTGCACGGCGTGAAGAAGGCGGCGTAATCACCCTGCAGGTGGGCAGAGACGGCGACGAACTGGCCGTACGCGTTGCCGACAACGGTGTGGGTATGGACGAACAGCAGGTACAAAGACTGCTTGCCCGCCATCAGACCGACTCCCATTCCTCCGGCATCGGCGTAACCAATTGCAGACAGCGGCTGGAGCAGATTTTCGGCCCCCGCTATACGCTGAACATCCACAGCCGCCCCGGAGAAGGCACCGAGGTGGCCTTCAGAGTCCCTAAAATACCGATGGTGCAATAA
- a CDS encoding glutamine ABC transporter substrate-binding protein, translated as MKRVILAAFALVMLLSANAWAQKLVVAHDTNFKPFEFKDETGNYTGFDIELWKAIASEIGVEYTFQPNDFNGIIPGLQSATFDAGIAGITIKPERQEVVDFSDPYYDSGLVILVRADNNDIKGIEDLKDKVISTKLATSSADFAAGFAPKDNIKLYPNNDAMFLELLSGGADAVIFDMPVVKDFAQKAGKGQVKVVGPLYQGQSYGIAFPKGSDLKPKVDAALKKLRENGTYEKLYIKWFGYAPAKK; from the coding sequence ATGAAGCGCGTTATTCTGGCAGCTTTTGCTCTTGTTATGCTTCTTTCGGCCAACGCATGGGCGCAGAAGCTCGTTGTTGCGCACGACACCAATTTCAAACCTTTCGAGTTCAAAGACGAAACCGGAAACTACACCGGATTCGACATCGAACTGTGGAAGGCCATCGCCAGCGAAATCGGTGTGGAATACACCTTCCAGCCCAACGACTTCAACGGAATCATTCCCGGTCTGCAGAGTGCCACTTTTGATGCAGGCATCGCCGGCATCACCATCAAGCCCGAACGGCAGGAAGTAGTTGATTTTTCCGACCCGTACTACGATTCAGGTCTCGTTATTCTTGTCCGTGCCGACAATAACGACATCAAAGGCATCGAAGACCTGAAAGACAAAGTCATTTCCACCAAGCTGGCCACTTCCAGCGCAGACTTTGCCGCCGGTTTTGCTCCCAAAGACAATATCAAGCTGTACCCCAACAACGACGCCATGTTCCTTGAACTGCTTTCCGGCGGTGCCGATGCAGTTATTTTTGACATGCCCGTGGTCAAAGACTTTGCCCAGAAAGCAGGCAAAGGTCAGGTTAAAGTTGTGGGCCCCCTGTATCAGGGGCAGTCTTACGGCATTGCTTTCCCCAAGGGCAGCGACCTGAAGCCCAAAGTGGACGCTGCGCTTAAAAAGCTGCGTGAAAACGGCACGTACGAAAAACTGTACATCAAGTGGTTCGGCTACGCCCCTGCAAAAAAGTAG
- a CDS encoding PLP-dependent aminotransferase family protein, which translates to METPRREAFRYHEVEQHVLRLIDSKQYPPGSRLPSLRAVARTLSASLATVCHAYEELERRGVVESRPRSGYYVRTLPSPLPVPHSAPAEEEEPREANRSRLIATVLEAVGNPQMAPFGVVSPDPSLLPGKKLGQILAELSRRNAEQCVAYETIAGNAEYRRQIAKRACEDGMPTRASEVVATTGAMEALYIALRVLTRPGDNVLIQSPTYYCFLQLLETLGLRAVEIPSDPKHGINPADLTKALSTFEVAACILSGNFNNPDGALTPDAAKREIVDILAARGIPLVDDDVSADLHFDAQRPASFKQYDKKGLVVFCSSFSKTIAPGYRAGWMLPGRFMEKALEVKATTNVCCATPTQAAVGEFMRLGLYDRQLKKLRSAFQTQICAMHECIGSAFPDGTRVTSPRGGGVLWVELPAAVNGVELFFKARARRVGIAPGSIFSTRDRFSNYIRLSCCGIWNPRMEEALRDLGRLARELT; encoded by the coding sequence ATGGAAACACCCCGCCGCGAAGCCTTCCGATACCATGAAGTGGAGCAGCACGTCCTGCGTCTCATCGATTCCAAGCAATATCCGCCGGGTTCCCGCCTGCCCTCTCTGCGGGCTGTGGCGCGCACGCTGAGCGCCAGCCTGGCAACGGTGTGCCATGCCTACGAAGAGCTTGAGCGTCGCGGGGTTGTGGAATCGCGCCCGAGGTCGGGCTATTATGTGCGCACGCTGCCCAGCCCTCTGCCTGTGCCGCACAGCGCTCCGGCAGAAGAGGAAGAACCCCGCGAGGCAAACCGCAGCCGGCTTATTGCCACCGTGCTTGAAGCCGTGGGCAATCCGCAGATGGCTCCTTTCGGCGTGGTAAGCCCCGACCCTTCGCTGCTGCCCGGCAAAAAGCTGGGGCAGATACTGGCTGAACTGAGCCGGCGCAATGCGGAACAATGCGTAGCGTATGAAACCATTGCAGGCAATGCGGAATACCGCAGGCAGATCGCAAAGCGCGCCTGCGAAGACGGCATGCCCACACGCGCTTCCGAGGTGGTGGCCACCACAGGCGCCATGGAAGCATTGTACATCGCGCTGCGGGTACTCACCCGTCCCGGCGACAATGTACTTATCCAGTCGCCCACATACTACTGTTTCCTGCAGCTGCTCGAAACATTGGGCCTGCGTGCTGTGGAAATTCCTTCCGACCCCAAGCACGGCATAAACCCGGCAGACCTCACCAAGGCGCTTTCCACGTTTGAGGTGGCCGCCTGCATTCTTTCAGGCAACTTCAACAACCCCGACGGAGCGCTGACGCCCGACGCAGCCAAACGCGAGATTGTCGACATACTGGCCGCACGCGGTATCCCGCTGGTTGACGACGATGTGTCCGCTGATCTGCACTTCGATGCGCAGCGCCCTGCGTCATTCAAACAGTATGACAAAAAAGGGCTTGTTGTGTTCTGTTCTTCGTTTTCAAAAACCATTGCACCGGGATACCGCGCCGGATGGATGCTGCCCGGCCGCTTTATGGAAAAAGCTCTGGAGGTGAAGGCAACCACCAATGTGTGCTGCGCCACCCCCACGCAGGCAGCCGTCGGCGAATTCATGCGGCTGGGGCTGTACGACAGACAGCTGAAAAAACTGCGCTCCGCCTTTCAGACACAGATATGCGCCATGCATGAATGCATCGGTTCCGCCTTTCCCGACGGAACGCGTGTAACCAGCCCCCGCGGCGGCGGTGTACTGTGGGTGGAACTGCCTGCCGCCGTCAACGGCGTTGAGCTGTTTTTTAAAGCCCGGGCCCGCCGTGTGGGCATTGCCCCCGGCTCAATATTTTCCACCCGTGACCGCTTTTCAAACTATATCAGGCTGTCATGCTGCGGTATCTGGAACCCCAGAATGGAAGAAGCACTGCGCGATCTGGGGCGGCTGGCACGCGAGCTGACCTGA
- a CDS encoding LytR/AlgR family response regulator transcription factor gives MTIRCIVVDDEPPARDEMVYLLSRFADVQVAGTADSAEQALALIAQQKPDLVFLDIQMYGHNGFYVVEQLLDYPEPPLVVFATAYDQYAIRAFDENAVDYLLKPIEEKRLAKSLDRVREALAARTEQEQDSRTQTAPPLHDDIRLGRLLEQMGRRTVLTRVAVERGGRIVLLQPDEVFFIQAQGKRIWAHTTEGMAPCHGVTNLQKLEEKLAGHDFFRATRGELINMQHVREFSPWMHGKYNIVMSDPGQTEITVNRSRVKDFKERLGLV, from the coding sequence ATGACAATTCGCTGCATCGTTGTGGATGATGAACCGCCTGCACGGGATGAGATGGTCTATCTGCTTTCCCGCTTTGCAGATGTGCAGGTAGCCGGCACTGCGGATTCCGCGGAGCAGGCGCTTGCGCTTATTGCGCAGCAGAAGCCCGACCTTGTGTTTCTGGACATCCAGATGTACGGCCACAACGGTTTTTATGTTGTGGAGCAGTTGCTGGATTATCCCGAACCTCCGCTTGTTGTTTTTGCCACTGCGTACGACCAGTACGCCATCCGCGCTTTTGATGAAAATGCCGTGGACTACCTGCTTAAGCCCATAGAGGAAAAGCGGCTGGCCAAAAGCCTTGACCGTGTGCGCGAAGCTCTGGCTGCCCGCACGGAACAGGAGCAGGACAGCCGGACGCAGACCGCTCCGCCGCTGCATGACGACATCCGTCTTGGCAGACTGCTTGAACAGATGGGCAGGCGCACTGTGCTCACGCGGGTAGCAGTGGAACGCGGCGGGCGCATTGTGCTGCTGCAGCCTGATGAGGTTTTTTTCATTCAGGCTCAGGGCAAACGGATCTGGGCACACACAACCGAGGGTATGGCTCCGTGCCACGGCGTGACAAATCTGCAAAAGCTGGAAGAGAAACTCGCCGGGCATGATTTTTTCCGCGCCACCCGCGGAGAACTGATCAACATGCAGCATGTCCGCGAATTTTCGCCATGGATGCACGGCAAATACAACATTGTCATGAGCGACCCCGGCCAGACAGAAATCACCGTCAACCGCAGCAGGGTCAAAGATTTCAAGGAACGGCTGGGGCTGGTCTGA